In Halobaculum sp. XH14, a single genomic region encodes these proteins:
- a CDS encoding LLM class flavin-dependent oxidoreductase, whose protein sequence is MDLSAVDLSPVPAGGTASDAYADTVEVARQAEGLGYSRFWVAEHHGMAGSIAGVAPEVLLGHLAAETDSIRLGSGAVLLNHYSPFKVAEQFGALDALAPGRIDAGLGRANGSPAADRALGTDRHVQSPDEDHAEKIEAVVNHLADDYPADHPYGDLQIPRSGEDAPMPWVLGSSPSSARIAGELGLPYCFAAFIRPGLATRSFETYREEFRSSPAGGVDEPQGMLAVNAVCAETDEGAARLRAVAEASYRRMQRGVVGTRPSVEEAVDELGGVPDPTPATLDGDEWPRAVSGSPETLPDLLEQFTDRVGVDEVMIQHIHGTHEDALRSHELLAEGVGLA, encoded by the coding sequence ATGGATCTCTCCGCCGTCGACCTGTCCCCTGTTCCGGCCGGCGGGACCGCGAGCGACGCGTACGCAGACACCGTGGAGGTCGCCCGGCAGGCCGAAGGGCTCGGCTACTCGCGGTTCTGGGTGGCCGAGCACCACGGCATGGCCGGCTCCATCGCCGGGGTCGCTCCCGAAGTGCTGCTCGGGCACCTCGCGGCCGAGACGGACTCGATCCGGCTCGGGTCCGGCGCGGTGCTGCTCAACCACTACAGCCCGTTCAAGGTCGCCGAACAGTTCGGCGCGCTCGACGCGCTCGCGCCGGGCCGAATCGACGCAGGGCTCGGGCGGGCGAACGGGTCGCCCGCCGCCGACCGCGCGCTCGGGACCGACCGCCACGTGCAGAGTCCCGACGAGGACCACGCGGAGAAGATCGAAGCCGTCGTGAACCACCTCGCCGACGACTACCCGGCGGATCACCCCTACGGCGACCTGCAGATCCCACGTTCGGGCGAGGACGCGCCGATGCCGTGGGTGCTCGGGTCGAGCCCGTCGAGCGCGCGGATCGCCGGCGAGCTCGGGTTGCCGTACTGTTTTGCCGCGTTCATCCGGCCGGGGCTGGCGACCCGGTCGTTCGAGACGTACCGCGAGGAGTTCCGGTCGTCGCCGGCGGGCGGCGTCGACGAGCCGCAGGGGATGCTCGCCGTGAACGCGGTCTGTGCGGAGACCGACGAGGGGGCCGCGCGGCTCCGGGCCGTGGCCGAAGCGTCGTACAGGCGGATGCAACGGGGCGTCGTCGGCACGAGACCGTCCGTCGAGGAGGCCGTCGACGAACTCGGCGGGGTCCCGGACCCGACGCCCGCGACGCTCGACGGCGACGAGTGGCCGCGGGCGGTCTCCGGGAGCCCGGAGACGCTCCCCGACCTGCTGGAGCAGTTCACGGATCGGGTCGGCGTCGACGAGGTGATGATCCAGCACATCCACGGGACCCACGAGGACGCGCTCCGGTCCCACGAACTGTTGGCCGAGGGCGTCGGACTCGCGTAG
- a CDS encoding helix-turn-helix transcriptional regulator, producing MEPPDDDRPRSILRRKRLLAACRDDALSRKQLTERTDLSRTTVYRATVALEEGGLLENTGEGYRTTSLGAALLAAGRTYETAVESIGRLEPLLELVDHPALVEHAHLFTGAEVVVADASNPYRVVDHVIDRFGETSGSRGTIVSTTAVEALQRATPALEDRGHIERVFAASALESHETVGGEAFRAVTANENLSILAAPDADVPFSFAIDDADVSVVGHDPATGLPTVHVESDRPAARAWLEALYERCRAAAEPI from the coding sequence ATGGAACCGCCGGACGACGACCGGCCGCGCTCGATCCTCCGACGGAAACGGCTGCTCGCCGCCTGCCGCGACGACGCGCTCTCCCGGAAACAGCTCACCGAGCGGACGGACCTCTCCCGGACGACCGTGTACCGCGCGACCGTGGCCCTCGAGGAGGGTGGCCTGCTGGAGAACACCGGCGAGGGCTATCGGACGACGAGCCTCGGTGCGGCGTTGCTGGCGGCCGGCCGGACGTACGAGACGGCCGTCGAGAGCATCGGCCGACTCGAGCCGTTGCTGGAGCTCGTCGACCACCCGGCGCTCGTCGAGCACGCGCACCTGTTCACGGGCGCGGAGGTCGTCGTCGCGGATGCGTCCAACCCCTACCGCGTCGTCGACCACGTGATCGACCGGTTCGGTGAGACGAGCGGGTCCCGCGGCACGATCGTCAGCACGACCGCGGTCGAGGCGCTGCAACGCGCGACCCCCGCCCTCGAGGACAGAGGCCACATCGAGCGGGTGTTCGCCGCGAGCGCCCTGGAGTCCCACGAGACGGTCGGCGGCGAGGCGTTCCGGGCGGTGACGGCGAACGAGAACCTCTCGATCCTCGCCGCCCCCGACGCCGACGTCCCGTTCTCGTTCGCGATCGACGACGCGGACGTCAGCGTCGTGGGCCACGACCCCGCGACGGGGCTGCCGACCGTCCACGTCGAATCGGACCGGCCCGCCGCGAGAGCGTGGCTCGAAGCCCTCTACGAGCGATGTCGGGCGGCCGCCGAGCCGATCTGA
- a CDS encoding twin-arginine translocation signal domain-containing protein codes for MDRRRFLQALGATGVATATAGCGGLLPDEDRTTTEPPADRSPASSPTADATETPAAAGEYADRFETVVDLSAVGADTDAERSVVPLLEEHLADDTLVYLPKGRYLVDDTVRHLSFDNVGLVGDGAVIVPPEGFDDPFFDFGRAGQASNLLIDGLAFDFRAADAGSRPVSALVDDGLLIRDLTVAGTQSLGSGMLRTDVTSPEGKGLVERLRLPDGAVRDTSSNGCLVGDDHRGELRFADCLIVGFPDNGLYADPLRGRVEVVGGYYANSDISNVRVGNDSVVRGVHVRNDAAPDGYENMRGIRLTHGDGVRVEDCTIELRTVSGSGGAITLGDRLVSGTVRDTDIRVDADGINGIRAKPPLGDTPTGGTITFDSVTIRGSAATRSAMEISGRSDCVIDDCSIVQSGRDRNGVRFVSDSGGTIRNTRFDVTGTPIVTGTQSSVRVVDSFPAGLNTDDSDPPADGNRR; via the coding sequence ATGGACAGGCGACGGTTCCTACAGGCGCTCGGCGCGACCGGGGTGGCGACGGCGACCGCCGGCTGTGGCGGGCTGTTGCCGGACGAGGACCGGACCACCACGGAGCCGCCGGCCGACCGCTCACCCGCCAGCTCGCCGACCGCCGACGCGACCGAGACGCCCGCGGCCGCCGGGGAGTACGCCGACCGCTTCGAGACGGTGGTCGACCTCTCGGCCGTCGGGGCCGACACGGACGCGGAGCGGTCGGTCGTCCCGCTGCTCGAGGAGCACCTGGCCGACGACACGCTGGTGTACCTTCCGAAGGGGCGCTACCTGGTGGACGACACCGTCCGGCACCTCTCGTTCGACAACGTCGGCCTCGTCGGCGACGGCGCGGTCATCGTCCCCCCGGAGGGGTTCGACGACCCGTTCTTCGACTTCGGCCGCGCCGGGCAGGCCTCGAACCTGCTGATCGACGGGCTCGCGTTTGACTTCCGCGCGGCCGACGCCGGCTCCCGGCCGGTGAGCGCGCTGGTTGACGACGGACTGCTCATCCGCGACTTGACCGTGGCCGGCACCCAGAGTCTCGGCAGCGGAATGTTGCGGACCGACGTAACCAGCCCGGAGGGGAAAGGGCTCGTCGAACGGCTTCGGCTCCCCGACGGGGCCGTGCGGGACACCTCCTCGAACGGCTGTCTCGTCGGCGACGACCACCGCGGCGAACTCCGCTTTGCGGACTGCCTGATCGTCGGCTTTCCCGACAACGGCCTCTACGCGGACCCCCTCCGCGGTCGGGTTGAGGTCGTCGGCGGCTACTACGCGAACTCCGACATCTCGAACGTCCGGGTCGGCAACGACAGCGTCGTCCGCGGCGTCCACGTCCGGAACGACGCCGCGCCGGACGGGTACGAGAACATGCGCGGCATCCGACTCACGCACGGGGACGGCGTGCGGGTCGAGGACTGCACGATCGAACTCCGGACGGTGTCCGGGAGCGGGGGCGCGATCACGCTCGGGGACCGGCTGGTCTCGGGGACGGTCCGGGACACCGACATCCGGGTCGACGCCGACGGGATCAACGGGATCAGGGCCAAGCCGCCCCTGGGCGACACCCCGACGGGCGGGACGATCACGTTCGACTCGGTCACGATCCGCGGGTCGGCCGCGACGAGGAGCGCGATGGAGATCAGCGGCCGGAGCGACTGCGTGATCGACGACTGCTCCATCGTTCAGTCGGGCAGGGACCGCAACGGCGTCCGGTTCGTCTCGGACTCCGGGGGGACGATCCGGAACACGCGGTTCGACGTGACCGGCACGCCGATCGTGACCGGCACGCAGTCCTCGGTCCGGGTCGTCGACTCGTTCCCCGCGGGGCTGAACACCGACGACTCCGACCCGCCCGCCGACGGGAACCGGCGGTAA
- a CDS encoding beta strand repeat-containing protein, whose product MRRVLSLAVVVVVLLGSVTVAGTAPLAGVAAAAGNGATLSVTTVSTNGPVDAGGTLTVEATVENVGDDAGGTPVSLAVNGTNVDDETVSLAAGANETVTLSYDVPSGADTGSLVATVSTANDSAERTVSVDGNETLSGTLTDGATGDALPGVTVTVDDGERTRTVQTDASGTYSVTVLNASAVTVSATATVAGVEESVEINGSNATTVDGPTTLDLELYPELPGSGTEDDPYQIGNARELQAMSQDLSGHYVLVDDVNASGAADWNGGKGFDPVGTTDDLTDPDPATMFAGSLDGQDRSITGLSINRSNELAVGLFGAASDPTVSNVSLVDLDVTGASLDDVGDITATGGLVGVTAGLDASSIDASGSVSTGHLQGGLVGGWFDSNNPMSLELNNVSSTVDVTTDEITYSSGGVVGIWRGPATIKDSRATGDVVGIGASAGGFAGSLDRAELTNVSATGTVRPPDGKQVNRAGGLVGELEDGNVSRSAATGDVRTDGGNYAGGLIGDSDGMVSINESYTTGNVSGESYAGGLIGTDAVEISNSYATGTVESNNWAGGFVGSEAASISNSYATGSVNGSDVGGIAGELVSEMTNVYWNASTAANATTSGAATGATGLTPAQMTGANATKHMDGLDHETTWLAVEDEDTYPVLGWQVESYDLALADDEIDVGNTTEATVDVTLADGTQATATATSNYTTEGNVSVDDGTVTADTYGTDTVIASGGGLSDSASITALGSGFQVESVDGPADVNADETYSFEATVANVGNVEGTGNVTLSFDGTELTDESVTLAAGERRTITVEYTIPADADTGTVDLNATTPDDNATAAVAVNGYRTLSGTLTDGVSGEKLSGVDVLVDGVVVATTNASGYYEGQAHDNATVEAGATATVVGAEGDVEITATNGTTIVGNTTANLTLWAELDGDGTEQSPYEIGNAYELQAMSQDLSANYTLVSDVDASGTAAWNDGAGFDPIAGDNDVIFSGTFDGDDHAVEKLAIDRPGENNVGLFGTTNGTIHDVALANASVVGDNRVGGLVGINEGAITNATVSGSVRGTTPVGGLVGDLEAPVTNVSATANVNGSRAVGGLVGEQSTHGAIDRSWASGTVTGTSSDIGGLIGQSQGYPSVTNSWASGDVIGDGATGYVGGFGGNIEPVLSNVSATGDVTAPDADSVGGLVGAAAAGEITNTRASGNVTGDEEVGGLIGYAYETSRSYATGTVTGNASVGGAIGYISSYGSTTDVYWDVNATGRIASAGNATGLTTANMTGANATENMALDFETAWGPTTGYPHLRWNDARAEPVFAVTTVEPPATVAANRTLAANATVENVGAADGAKDVTLSFDGTPIATKSVTLAAGANETVSIEGLVPADTAPGEYEVLVTSPAGGAASATVEVKTLNTLSGTVTDGVSGDALDDETVVVEYASGRAKTVQTDATGSYTVEVFDGSEVTVSANVTADAIENPQINDSATFTVDGDETVSLELWPELDGEGTEANPYEISNAYELQAMNRDRSADYQLVEDVDASGTAEWNDGKGFDPVGDSLAASFTGTLDGDGHTITEMTIDRPAGSNVGLFGFMNGHVSNATIRDATVTGDESVGGLAGDLFGSVTNLSVSANVSGTENVGGIVGYHSGTVDASAVSGTVSGTEDVGGLGGNADSSATVTDSHAASTVSGAEEVGGLVGSLANAGTVENSYAIGDVSGDSQVGGLLGSAGSYSTVTDAYWDVDATNQSTSADDAIGLTTDQLTGVAPLQTMSGFDFETTWQLSTGYPQLRSQGLAPVGPLAIEHVEADGEVVEGRPLAVTVTVENVGDATSDGRVRLAAGGETVNRSAELALAPGENRTVTLEWTPEDVSSGTHALTVASAYDDDATTVQVVGIGSVEGTVTDDVTGEPIADATVTVGNGTYGPYDATTGADGSFALADVPAGDYEVTVDADGYHGETTADVAVHDGDATDLGTRTLTGNASISGTVDGALFDTPLGNATVTAANPGGTYTARTAVDGTYTIDGVPGTGDAYAIVADANGYEPNATAHTPVTVFEGAAVTGIDAALAGDATLDATVLDARAVGTHGIEDADLRLTRTADGASVTFEHATDANGTFSRAVPGTGADYELAVAADGYLSASEAVGTVGGGDSVGVDAELVGDATVAGTVTDDVTGEPVANATVTVGDGNGTYRAETDVDGAYAVTVPGTGSDYAVTAQPDAPFRTAGATNATVDSNRTVTADLALGRVSTYVAVDALGSPGTVEEDDRFTVTATVTNLGADGGNATVEYRRNGTVVDSATVSPDAGNATVVTFEDAIGEPGTYVLGVRTADETVSNSIDATRATGGGGSDDDGGSAGDDDGSASSGEPDDVATVAAEMDTDGHATATVSDGATGTVRVELGDLVRDDASGTAITRVDLSLDRGGSDVTFTADSLSERPAGTSGFRPEGGASASEALAYFELTATGEDGDDSQRLDSATVRFAVEADRLEGDELDRENVVLHRFDEDDGEWEALETAAVETTDGRVVYEATTPGFSVFAVGAGNGSADDPGGASTPDGGTILTESPTPTGTQPSSVGTTDADQRSTNTEGPGFGGAVTLLALLSVAFVVRRRA is encoded by the coding sequence ATGAGGCGGGTCCTCTCGCTCGCCGTCGTGGTGGTCGTCCTGCTCGGGAGCGTCACGGTCGCCGGGACGGCACCCTTGGCCGGGGTCGCGGCCGCGGCCGGCAACGGCGCGACCCTCTCGGTGACGACCGTCTCGACGAACGGGCCGGTCGACGCCGGCGGGACCCTGACGGTCGAAGCGACGGTCGAGAACGTCGGCGACGACGCCGGGGGAACGCCCGTCAGCCTCGCCGTGAACGGGACGAACGTGGACGACGAGACGGTTTCGCTTGCGGCGGGCGCGAACGAGACGGTCACGCTCTCGTACGACGTGCCGTCCGGCGCGGACACCGGATCGCTCGTCGCCACCGTCTCGACGGCGAACGACAGCGCGGAGCGGACGGTCTCGGTCGACGGCAACGAGACGCTGTCGGGGACGCTGACCGACGGCGCGACCGGCGACGCGCTCCCGGGCGTGACCGTGACGGTGGACGACGGCGAGCGCACCCGGACCGTCCAGACCGACGCCAGCGGCACGTACTCGGTGACGGTGCTGAACGCCTCGGCGGTCACGGTCTCGGCGACCGCGACCGTCGCCGGGGTCGAGGAGTCCGTCGAGATCAACGGGTCGAACGCGACGACCGTCGACGGCCCGACGACGCTCGACCTCGAACTGTATCCCGAACTGCCCGGATCGGGGACGGAGGACGATCCGTATCAGATCGGGAACGCCCGCGAGTTGCAGGCGATGAGTCAGGACCTCTCGGGGCACTACGTACTCGTCGACGACGTGAACGCGAGCGGGGCGGCCGACTGGAACGGCGGGAAGGGGTTCGATCCGGTCGGGACGACGGACGACCTTACTGATCCGGACCCAGCGACCATGTTCGCGGGGTCCCTCGACGGGCAAGACCGGTCGATAACGGGCCTCTCGATCAACCGCTCTAACGAACTGGCCGTCGGACTGTTCGGTGCGGCAAGCGATCCGACGGTCTCGAACGTCTCGCTCGTCGACCTCGACGTGACTGGGGCGTCGCTCGATGACGTTGGAGATATCACCGCGACTGGCGGACTAGTCGGAGTAACTGCTGGCCTCGACGCGTCTTCGATTGATGCGTCAGGTTCTGTTAGTACAGGTCATTTACAAGGCGGCCTCGTCGGCGGTTGGTTTGACTCGAATAACCCGATGTCTCTCGAACTCAACAACGTCAGTTCAACCGTCGACGTGACCACCGACGAGATTACGTATAGCAGTGGTGGGGTCGTCGGAATCTGGAGGGGTCCAGCGACGATCAAGGACTCTCGGGCAACCGGTGATGTTGTTGGCATTGGAGCTAGCGCCGGCGGATTTGCCGGGTCCCTAGATCGAGCGGAACTCACCAACGTCTCGGCGACTGGAACCGTACGGCCGCCGGACGGTAAACAGGTCAACAGAGCTGGCGGGCTCGTTGGTGAGCTCGAAGATGGAAACGTTAGCCGCTCGGCTGCAACCGGCGATGTGCGCACTGACGGCGGAAATTACGCTGGTGGATTGATCGGTGATAGCGACGGAATGGTTTCCATCAACGAGTCATACACGACGGGGAACGTGAGCGGTGAGAGCTATGCTGGTGGGCTTATTGGCACCGATGCCGTGGAGATTTCGAACTCCTACGCCACCGGAACGGTAGAGAGTAACAACTGGGCCGGAGGTTTCGTCGGGAGCGAAGCAGCCAGCATTTCCAACTCCTACGCCACAGGGTCCGTTAACGGCAGCGACGTCGGCGGTATCGCCGGTGAATTAGTCAGTGAAATGACGAACGTCTACTGGAACGCGAGCACGGCGGCGAACGCTACCACTTCCGGTGCCGCTACGGGAGCAACTGGTCTCACGCCCGCTCAGATGACCGGCGCGAACGCCACTAAGCACATGGACGGCCTCGACCACGAGACGACCTGGCTCGCAGTCGAGGACGAGGACACGTATCCGGTGCTCGGCTGGCAGGTCGAGTCATACGACCTCGCACTCGCCGACGACGAAATCGACGTGGGGAACACAACCGAGGCGACGGTCGACGTCACGTTAGCCGACGGCACACAGGCGACCGCGACGGCCACCTCGAACTACACCACCGAGGGCAACGTCTCGGTCGACGACGGGACCGTCACCGCTGACACCTACGGGACTGACACCGTGATCGCTTCCGGGGGCGGCCTGTCCGATTCGGCGTCGATCACCGCGCTCGGGTCGGGTTTCCAGGTCGAGAGCGTCGACGGCCCGGCCGACGTGAACGCCGACGAGACGTACTCGTTCGAGGCGACCGTCGCGAACGTCGGTAACGTCGAGGGGACCGGGAACGTCACGCTCTCGTTCGACGGCACCGAGCTAACCGACGAATCGGTGACGCTCGCCGCGGGCGAGCGTAGGACGATTACCGTGGAGTACACGATTCCCGCTGACGCCGACACCGGCACGGTCGACCTGAACGCGACCACGCCCGACGATAACGCGACCGCGGCGGTCGCGGTCAACGGGTACCGGACGCTCTCGGGCACGCTCACTGACGGCGTGAGCGGCGAGAAACTCTCGGGCGTCGACGTACTCGTCGACGGTGTTGTCGTCGCTACTACGAACGCCAGCGGCTACTACGAGGGCCAGGCTCACGACAACGCGACCGTCGAGGCCGGCGCGACGGCGACCGTCGTGGGAGCCGAGGGTGACGTCGAGATCACGGCGACGAACGGGACGACCATCGTCGGGAACACGACCGCGAACCTGACGCTGTGGGCGGAACTCGACGGCGATGGAACCGAACAGTCGCCGTACGAGATCGGGAACGCCTACGAACTTCAGGCGATGAGCCAGGACCTCTCGGCGAACTACACGCTCGTCTCCGACGTAGACGCGAGCGGAACTGCTGCGTGGAACGACGGCGCGGGCTTCGACCCGATCGCCGGCGATAACGACGTGATTTTCTCGGGGACCTTCGATGGCGACGATCACGCCGTCGAGAAACTGGCGATCGATCGCCCCGGAGAGAACAACGTCGGACTGTTCGGTACGACGAACGGGACCATCCACGACGTCGCGCTCGCGAATGCGTCGGTCGTCGGAGACAACCGCGTCGGTGGCCTGGTTGGGATTAACGAGGGAGCGATCACGAACGCGACGGTGAGCGGATCGGTTCGTGGAACCACTCCAGTCGGCGGATTAGTTGGCGATTTGGAGGCCCCCGTCACGAACGTCTCCGCCACGGCGAACGTGAACGGTTCGAGAGCGGTTGGTGGACTCGTCGGCGAGCAGAGTACCCACGGGGCGATCGATCGCTCGTGGGCGAGCGGAACCGTGACGGGAACCAGTAGTGATATCGGCGGACTGATCGGGCAGTCTCAGGGATACCCGTCCGTCACCAACTCGTGGGCGAGCGGCGACGTAATCGGTGACGGGGCCACCGGATACGTCGGCGGATTCGGTGGGAACATCGAACCGGTCCTGTCGAACGTGAGCGCCACCGGCGACGTGACGGCACCGGACGCCGACAGCGTTGGCGGGCTCGTCGGGGCGGCAGCCGCGGGAGAAATCACGAACACGCGGGCCAGCGGGAACGTAACCGGCGACGAAGAAGTCGGCGGCCTGATCGGTTACGCGTACGAGACCTCCCGATCGTACGCGACCGGGACCGTGACCGGCAACGCATCGGTCGGCGGGGCCATCGGATATATTTCGTCCTACGGCTCGACTACCGACGTCTACTGGGACGTGAACGCGACGGGCCGGATCGCCTCCGCCGGCAACGCGACCGGGCTCACGACCGCGAACATGACCGGCGCGAACGCCACCGAGAACATGGCCCTGGACTTCGAAACAGCCTGGGGGCCGACGACCGGCTATCCCCACCTCCGCTGGAACGACGCCCGGGCGGAACCCGTCTTCGCGGTGACGACCGTCGAGCCACCGGCCACCGTCGCCGCGAACCGGACGCTCGCCGCGAACGCGACCGTCGAGAACGTCGGTGCCGCCGACGGGGCGAAGGACGTGACCCTCTCGTTCGACGGCACCCCGATCGCCACGAAGTCGGTGACGCTCGCCGCGGGCGCGAACGAGACGGTCAGCATCGAGGGCCTCGTGCCCGCAGACACCGCGCCCGGCGAGTACGAGGTCCTCGTCACGTCACCGGCCGGCGGCGCGGCCAGCGCGACCGTCGAGGTGAAGACGCTCAACACGCTCTCCGGGACGGTCACCGACGGCGTGTCGGGCGATGCGCTCGACGACGAGACGGTGGTGGTCGAGTACGCCTCCGGAAGGGCGAAAACGGTCCAGACCGACGCCACGGGCTCGTACACCGTCGAGGTGTTCGACGGGAGCGAGGTGACCGTCTCCGCTAACGTGACCGCCGACGCGATCGAGAACCCGCAGATCAACGACTCCGCGACATTCACCGTCGATGGCGACGAGACGGTCTCCCTCGAACTGTGGCCCGAACTCGACGGCGAGGGGACCGAGGCGAACCCGTACGAGATCTCGAACGCCTACGAGTTGCAGGCGATGAATCGGGACCGGTCGGCCGACTATCAACTCGTCGAGGACGTCGACGCGAGCGGGACTGCCGAATGGAACGACGGGAAGGGGTTCGACCCGGTCGGCGACAGCCTCGCCGCCAGTTTCACGGGGACCCTCGACGGTGACGGGCACACGATCACGGAGATGACCATCGACCGGCCTGCAGGGAGCAACGTCGGGTTGTTCGGCTTCATGAACGGTCACGTCTCGAACGCCACGATACGTGACGCGACCGTTACCGGCGACGAGTCGGTCGGCGGACTCGCCGGCGACCTCTTCGGTTCGGTGACCAACCTGTCGGTGTCTGCGAACGTCAGCGGCACCGAAAACGTGGGTGGCATCGTCGGCTATCACTCGGGGACGGTGGACGCATCGGCTGTTTCGGGGACCGTCAGTGGAACCGAGGACGTGGGCGGGCTCGGTGGCAACGCGGATTCATCGGCAACGGTAACTGATTCCCACGCCGCAAGCACCGTCAGCGGGGCCGAAGAGGTGGGCGGACTCGTTGGCTCCCTCGCGAATGCAGGAACAGTCGAGAACTCCTACGCGATCGGCGACGTTTCCGGCGACTCCCAGGTTGGCGGTCTCCTCGGGAGCGCGGGTTCGTATTCGACGGTCACCGACGCCTACTGGGACGTGGACGCGACGAACCAGTCAACCTCCGCCGACGACGCAATCGGACTCACCACCGACCAACTGACCGGCGTCGCACCGCTTCAGACCATGTCCGGGTTCGACTTCGAGACCACCTGGCAGCTCTCCACCGGCTACCCGCAACTCCGGTCCCAGGGGCTCGCACCCGTCGGCCCGCTCGCCATCGAGCACGTCGAGGCCGACGGCGAGGTCGTCGAGGGCCGTCCGCTCGCGGTGACCGTGACCGTCGAGAACGTCGGTGACGCGACCTCGGACGGACGGGTGAGGCTGGCCGCCGGCGGCGAGACGGTGAACCGATCGGCCGAACTGGCGCTCGCTCCGGGGGAGAACCGGACTGTCACCCTCGAATGGACTCCGGAGGACGTATCCTCGGGCACGCACGCGCTGACCGTCGCGTCCGCCTACGACGACGACGCCACGACCGTCCAGGTCGTGGGTATCGGTTCGGTCGAGGGCACCGTCACCGACGACGTGACCGGCGAGCCGATCGCGGACGCGACCGTCACCGTCGGGAACGGCACGTACGGGCCGTACGACGCGACGACCGGCGCGGACGGGTCGTTCGCGCTCGCGGACGTGCCAGCGGGCGATTACGAGGTGACCGTCGACGCCGACGGCTATCACGGCGAGACGACGGCGGACGTCGCGGTCCACGACGGTGACGCGACGGACCTCGGGACGCGAACGCTGACGGGCAACGCTTCGATCAGCGGGACCGTCGACGGAGCGCTCTTCGACACCCCGCTCGGGAACGCCACTGTGACGGCCGCGAACCCCGGCGGAACGTACACCGCACGGACCGCCGTCGACGGCACGTACACCATCGACGGCGTCCCCGGGACCGGCGACGCGTACGCCATCGTCGCCGACGCGAACGGATACGAGCCGAACGCGACGGCCCACACGCCCGTGACCGTGTTCGAGGGCGCGGCCGTCACCGGAATCGACGCCGCGCTCGCCGGCGACGCCACGCTCGACGCGACCGTCCTCGACGCGCGGGCCGTCGGCACCCACGGCATCGAGGACGCCGACCTGCGACTCACGCGGACCGCGGACGGCGCGTCCGTCACGTTCGAACACGCGACCGACGCGAACGGGACCTTCTCGCGCGCCGTCCCCGGTACGGGGGCCGACTACGAACTGGCGGTCGCGGCCGACGGTTACCTGTCCGCGAGCGAGGCGGTCGGCACCGTCGGCGGGGGCGACTCCGTCGGCGTCGACGCCGAACTCGTCGGCGACGCCACGGTCGCCGGAACCGTCACCGACGACGTCACCGGCGAACCCGTCGCGAACGCGACCGTCACCGTCGGGGACGGAAACGGAACGTACCGCGCCGAGACCGACGTCGACGGCGCGTACGCGGTCACGGTTCCGGGGACGGGCAGCGACTACGCGGTGACCGCCCAGCCGGACGCCCCGTTCCGGACGGCGGGCGCGACGAACGCCACCGTCGACTCCAACCGGACCGTCACGGCGGACCTCGCGCTCGGACGGGTGTCGACGTACGTCGCCGTCGACGCGCTCGGTTCGCCCGGCACGGTCGAGGAGGACGACCGCTTCACCGTGACCGCCACGGTGACGAACCTCGGCGCCGACGGCGGAAACGCGACCGTGGAGTACCGCCGCAACGGCACCGTCGTCGACTCGGCGACCGTCTCGCCGGACGCCGGGAACGCGACGGTCGTCACGTTCGAGGACGCAATCGGCGAGCCGGGGACGTACGTGCTCGGGGTCCGAACCGCGGACGAGACGGTCTCGAACTCGATCGACGCCACCCGAGCGACCGGTGGCGGCGGCTCCGACGACGACGGTGGTTCCGCCGGCGACGACGACGGGTCGGCTTCCTCCGGCGAGCCGGACGACGTGGCGACGGTGGCCGCCGAGATGGACACCGACGGCCACGCCACCGCGACCGTCTCGGACGGTGCCACGGGGACGGTCCGAGTCGAACTCGGCGACCTCGTTCGAGACGACGCGAGCGGCACCGCGATCACGCGGGTCGACCTCTCGCTCGACCGGGGCGGGAGCGACGTCACGTTTACCGCCGACTCGCTGTCCGAGCGGCCGGCGGGGACGAGCGGCTTCAGGCCGGAAGGCGGTGCTTCCGCGTCCGAGGCACTCGCTTACTTCGAGCTGACCGCCACGGGCGAGGACGGGGACGATAGCCAGCGTCTCGACTCGGCGACGGTCCGCTTCGCGGTCGAGGCCGACCGGCTCGAAGGGGACGAACTCGACCGCGAGAACGTCGTCCTCCACCGGTTCGACGAGGACGACGGGGAGTGGGAGGCGCTGGAGACTGCGGCCGTCGAAACGACGGACGGGCGGGTCGTCTACGAGGCGACCACCCCGGGCTTCTCGGTGTTCGCGGTCGGCGCGGGGAACGGCTCCGCCGACGACCCCGGTGGCGCGTCGACACCCGACGGCGGTACAATCCTGACCGAGTCACCGACGCCGACGGGAACGCAGCCGTCGAGCGTCGGCACTACCGACGCGGACCAACGGTCGACGAACACCGAGGGTCCCGGGTTCGGGGGTGCCGTCACGCTCCTCGCGCTCCTCTCCGTCGCGTTCGTCGTTCGGCGGAGGGCGTAG